The following coding sequences lie in one Micromonospora sp. R77 genomic window:
- a CDS encoding PP2C family protein-serine/threonine phosphatase encodes MSGPEEQARRTLTEAPADLLLDRLAAELKRSYGIAEAELFQVDYRLSVLLPLRGGESISAPGHPAWRCFDHQEPIVNDGTGWFPVGMRGERRGVLRLSPVPADPAVLPALDELATAFGHEVAAVTASTDVYLSARRTQRLTLAAEMQWELLPGRSRIRPSFSLAGQLEPAYAVRGDSFDWSDDGHRLWLTVINGAGEGVAASLLTTLATHALRNARRAELDLADQAALADQAIYALHQGDQHLSALLVELDLAEGRLTVVDAGSPRLLLLRDGDVSEQSLEKQFPLGMFEDTDYREQHFQLRRGDRLFVVSDGVIDATGQQVRYGETALDRFLRRTGPMAPLDAVRSLIGDLRAFVAGDLVDDAVVVCLDWLGPQP; translated from the coding sequence ATGAGCGGACCGGAGGAACAGGCCCGCCGGACCCTCACCGAGGCACCGGCCGATCTTCTGCTCGACCGGCTCGCGGCCGAGCTGAAACGGTCGTACGGGATCGCCGAGGCGGAGCTGTTCCAGGTCGACTACCGGCTGTCGGTGCTGCTCCCGCTGCGCGGCGGCGAGTCGATCAGCGCGCCGGGGCACCCGGCCTGGCGGTGCTTCGACCACCAGGAGCCGATCGTCAACGACGGCACCGGATGGTTCCCGGTGGGCATGCGGGGCGAGCGGCGCGGGGTGCTGCGGCTGTCCCCGGTGCCCGCCGATCCCGCCGTCCTGCCCGCGCTGGACGAACTCGCCACCGCCTTCGGGCACGAGGTGGCCGCGGTGACCGCCAGCACGGACGTCTACCTGTCCGCCCGGCGCACCCAGCGGCTCACGCTCGCCGCCGAGATGCAGTGGGAGCTGCTGCCCGGCCGCAGCCGGATCCGGCCGTCGTTCAGCCTGGCCGGTCAGCTCGAACCGGCGTACGCGGTGCGGGGCGACAGCTTCGACTGGTCCGACGACGGGCACCGGCTCTGGCTGACCGTGATCAACGGGGCCGGTGAGGGGGTGGCCGCCTCGCTGCTCACCACGCTCGCCACCCACGCGCTGCGCAACGCCCGCCGGGCCGAGCTGGACCTGGCCGACCAGGCCGCCCTGGCCGACCAGGCGATCTATGCCCTGCACCAGGGCGATCAGCACCTCTCCGCGCTGCTGGTCGAGCTGGACCTGGCCGAGGGCCGGCTGACCGTGGTCGACGCCGGCTCGCCGCGGCTGCTCCTGCTCCGCGACGGCGACGTCAGCGAACAGAGCCTGGAGAAGCAGTTCCCGCTCGGCATGTTCGAGGACACCGACTACCGGGAGCAGCACTTCCAGCTGCGCCGTGGGGACCGGCTCTTCGTGGTCAGCGACGGCGTCATCGACGCCACCGGGCAGCAGGTCCGGTACGGCGAGACGGCGCTGGACCGCTTCCTGCGCCGGACCGGGCCGATGGCACCGCTGGACGCCGTCCGGTCCCTCATCGGCGACCTGCGCGCCTTCGTCGCCGGTGACCTCGTCGACGACGCGGTGGTGGTCTGCCTCGACTGGCTCGGTCCGCAGCCCTGA